In Litoribrevibacter albus, a genomic segment contains:
- a CDS encoding OmpA family protein: MNSTHLKHLLLISSLVGASSQAIAEEPGTFYINPAIGYQTFDEDRYADDTVTAILGGEYVLTRNWGVEATYMLSEPDGQNGGEDADLDQIRLGALYYLPETGNWKPFLGAAIGEAQFEYDHSDHVETQLHLGGGARYAFNDDWSARLEARAINSLDEEDWDALLSVGVSYAFGGSSSMRSEPAQSEPMKSEPAQKEAMAVVAVVKDSDGDGVTDDMDKCPNTPAGVAVNSSGCPLDSDGDGVYDYQDQCPATPAGAPVDSKGCPLDSDNDGVPDYKDQCPTTAAGVDVDEKGCRVPLKQTVSINLAINFANNSAEVPQSAYGEIKRVADFMKKHTTTKVTIEGHTDDRGSAAYNKSLSQRRADSVMAILTGTYSVEANRVNAIGYGEEQPIADNSTAAGRTENRRVVAEIKETVVQ, translated from the coding sequence ATGAACAGCACGCATCTGAAGCACCTTCTGCTTATTTCATCCTTGGTCGGGGCTTCAAGCCAAGCAATTGCCGAGGAACCAGGCACCTTCTACATCAACCCAGCCATTGGCTACCAAACGTTCGACGAAGATCGCTATGCCGACGACACCGTGACAGCGATTTTAGGGGGCGAATACGTGTTAACTCGCAATTGGGGTGTCGAAGCCACTTACATGCTTTCAGAACCTGATGGTCAAAACGGCGGTGAAGATGCTGACCTTGATCAGATACGACTGGGCGCGCTGTATTACCTGCCTGAAACCGGCAACTGGAAACCTTTCCTTGGTGCCGCCATTGGTGAAGCCCAGTTTGAATACGACCATTCAGATCACGTAGAAACACAACTACACCTGGGCGGCGGAGCACGCTATGCATTCAATGACGACTGGTCGGCCCGACTGGAAGCTCGTGCGATCAACAGCCTCGATGAAGAAGATTGGGACGCATTACTTAGCGTCGGTGTCAGCTATGCCTTTGGCGGCTCTTCAAGCATGAGATCCGAACCCGCACAATCAGAACCGATGAAATCAGAACCGGCTCAAAAAGAAGCAATGGCCGTAGTAGCAGTCGTAAAAGACTCAGACGGAGACGGCGTTACTGATGACATGGATAAGTGCCCGAATACGCCTGCCGGTGTCGCAGTAAATAGCTCGGGTTGTCCGCTGGATTCAGACGGCGATGGCGTCTATGACTATCAGGATCAATGCCCTGCCACACCGGCTGGTGCCCCCGTTGACAGTAAAGGTTGCCCGTTAGATTCAGACAACGATGGTGTCCCGGATTATAAAGATCAATGCCCAACAACCGCCGCTGGCGTGGACGTTGATGAGAAAGGATGTCGAGTACCGCTGAAACAGACGGTTTCTATTAATCTTGCCATTAACTTCGCAAATAACTCAGCGGAAGTTCCTCAATCCGCCTATGGCGAGATTAAGCGTGTGGCCGATTTCATGAAGAAACACACCACAACCAAAGTGACCATTGAAGGCCATACGGACGACCGAGGCAGTGCAGCATACAATAAATCCTTGTCTCAACGTCGTGCGGATTCTGTTATGGCCATTTTAACAGGCACCTATAGCGTGGAAGCAAACAGGGTGAATGCCATAGGCTACGGTGAAGAGCAGCCGATTGCAGACAACAGCACTGCTGCGGGTCGGACAGAAAACCGTCGTGTTGTTGCTGAGATTAAAGAAACCGTGGTTCAGTAG
- a CDS encoding putative solute-binding protein — protein sequence MFYINLNDTGYFRSLALLSLLATLLTTALNVQASSSITPSIATQTKRTMCLYDMIGQNGPMSQIMTDYQTQALQWGVQLEFKHYASDRLALEDFQSGYCDLVNLPGIRARNFNHFTGSLNAIGAIPDYQHLKLILDTLSSPKAAKFMQQEDYEIAAIVPTGALFGFVIDKAFSNPDALTGKKITVLDNTPETNYLIEQTGLIPVPSTLNNAIQKFNNHLVDMTGAPAAAYELLEMNKGLEPDGGIINWPLHQSTMQLVIRSSKMPESFGQHSRSYVQKQLEHSFNVLNVFEQNIPAKYWIQVDAQIKEQWNEKHRLSRIHLRNQGIYNTTALTLFRKVRCKFNPTMAECSADNKE from the coding sequence ATGTTCTACATTAACCTCAACGATACCGGCTATTTCAGAAGCCTTGCTTTGCTCTCTCTGTTAGCAACTTTGCTGACAACTGCCTTGAACGTGCAGGCAAGTTCTTCAATAACCCCTTCTATAGCAACACAAACCAAACGAACCATGTGCCTCTATGACATGATTGGTCAGAACGGCCCGATGAGTCAGATAATGACGGACTACCAAACGCAAGCATTGCAATGGGGTGTTCAACTTGAGTTCAAACATTACGCCAGTGATCGATTGGCGTTGGAAGATTTTCAATCAGGGTATTGTGATTTAGTAAACTTGCCCGGTATTCGAGCACGCAACTTTAATCATTTCACAGGTTCACTGAACGCCATTGGCGCCATCCCGGACTACCAACATCTAAAGTTGATCTTGGACACACTATCTTCGCCCAAAGCTGCGAAGTTTATGCAACAGGAGGACTATGAGATCGCAGCCATCGTTCCAACAGGCGCGCTCTTTGGGTTTGTCATCGATAAAGCGTTTAGCAACCCTGATGCACTTACCGGAAAAAAAATAACTGTTTTAGACAACACCCCGGAAACAAATTATTTAATTGAACAAACCGGCTTAATCCCTGTGCCTTCTACCCTCAACAACGCCATTCAGAAATTCAACAACCATTTGGTGGACATGACAGGCGCACCCGCCGCTGCCTATGAACTGCTGGAAATGAACAAAGGGCTGGAACCAGATGGCGGCATCATCAATTGGCCTTTGCATCAAAGCACCATGCAACTAGTCATACGCTCGTCGAAAATGCCTGAATCGTTTGGTCAGCATTCCCGAAGCTATGTTCAGAAACAGCTTGAGCACAGCTTTAATGTACTGAATGTCTTTGAACAAAACATCCCAGCCAAGTACTGGATTCAAGTCGATGCTCAGATCAAGGAACAGTGGAATGAAAAGCATCGCCTCTCTCGTATTCACCTCAGAAACCAAGGTATTTACAACACCACCGCCCTCACCTTATTCAGAAAAGTGCGCTGTAAATTCAACCCTACAATGGCCGAATGCTCTGCAGATAACAAAGAATGA
- a CDS encoding TRAP transporter large permease subunit, whose amino-acid sequence MTNTHWSGEQTDTPSALHTNKTPQSMTIKIARFLLNIIGGLALCCVLVIGIASGLQERIYNLGTYLWPTYSDLTLSQETLSSTELANIPCQSVERTSDEDLQLLDDLLLDDLLLADNSFDTPLDDPIDKALDKAQQEPTPEPTLELTTEACSDTLVQSHGDRKNTQAPQTIALRIKGVEQSLQSLSLWLTGQQSHILSLFILVCLLSATLHQKHLSLAPDDQRSRTSLSAQILSNLLICYACYEYAMHLMGRNFLNDNVYAYLILSLGFGLNLLLCLYYLVTRKSGEQRDTQSKGFLQALKSIPIYSWMILLSVLLDKERTDHELALLIGQIYEMPMIYLQIGLYIWLGMLIKHSNLAEVLITLLLSLIRNPLAVAFATVAFMAIPTAFTGASGIIILAMGGLVYQSLKKLPLRRQFILAITAMTGSTGVVLSPSLLIVAIAFLNKEVTTNELFYWGGWVFCLTLSLLIVITKLLPGPMHVQALNRTNNQTLTEPKRTPASSVIKDCIPYLLISGGIILVLQLVLGLSFNEFTAPYFLLLLMLGVVCLERRQDKTPHVSAAKVTEPIPQNKFRNAFSESFEHSGAILLVMLCSYSLGNTSFDPGWLNHLPMNGLSMVNTLCALVIVLIVIGMILDPFGALILVSMTLAPFAYEQGINPIHFWMITLVAFELAYVTPPVAMNHLLTRQQVPAREWAQLDFIDSEKTDSGIRHLYLKHERVILPILVLGTCLLIVTFMPLLFVS is encoded by the coding sequence ATGACGAACACTCACTGGTCAGGGGAGCAGACCGACACTCCCTCTGCGTTACACACGAATAAAACACCACAATCGATGACCATTAAGATCGCCCGGTTTCTGCTGAATATTATTGGCGGGCTTGCGCTCTGTTGTGTGCTAGTGATTGGTATCGCCAGCGGACTGCAAGAACGTATTTACAATTTAGGCACTTATCTGTGGCCGACCTATTCTGATCTGACACTTTCACAAGAGACCCTGTCGTCCACTGAATTAGCAAACATACCCTGCCAGTCCGTAGAACGAACCAGCGATGAAGACCTGCAACTACTGGATGATTTACTACTGGATGATTTACTACTGGCTGATAACTCATTTGATACCCCGCTTGATGATCCTATTGATAAGGCACTGGACAAGGCCCAACAAGAACCTACTCCGGAACCAACTCTGGAACTAACTACCGAAGCGTGTTCAGACACATTGGTTCAGAGTCATGGGGATCGAAAAAACACTCAAGCCCCTCAAACCATCGCACTTAGAATCAAAGGCGTTGAACAAAGCCTGCAATCCCTTAGCTTATGGTTAACAGGTCAGCAATCACACATACTTTCGCTGTTTATATTGGTCTGTTTGCTGTCCGCTACTCTTCATCAAAAACACCTGTCATTGGCACCGGACGACCAACGATCCAGAACATCTCTCAGTGCTCAAATCCTAAGTAATCTGTTGATCTGCTACGCCTGCTATGAATATGCAATGCATCTTATGGGCAGAAACTTTCTCAACGACAATGTGTATGCCTATCTGATCCTTTCTCTGGGATTTGGATTAAATCTTCTGCTATGCCTTTACTATCTAGTTACAAGAAAGTCAGGAGAACAGCGAGACACCCAGAGCAAAGGTTTCCTTCAAGCCCTAAAGTCCATTCCTATCTATAGTTGGATGATTCTTCTTTCCGTCTTGCTCGATAAGGAAAGAACAGACCACGAACTGGCGTTATTGATTGGTCAAATCTATGAAATGCCAATGATCTATTTACAAATTGGCCTCTACATTTGGTTAGGTATGCTCATCAAACACAGCAACCTAGCCGAGGTTCTGATCACACTGCTATTAAGTCTTATTCGAAACCCATTGGCCGTTGCCTTCGCAACCGTTGCATTTATGGCCATACCCACTGCGTTCACGGGCGCCTCAGGAATCATCATTCTAGCAATGGGCGGTTTGGTGTATCAGAGCCTAAAGAAACTCCCTCTGCGGAGACAATTCATCCTAGCCATCACTGCCATGACCGGCAGCACAGGCGTGGTTTTATCCCCGAGCCTACTGATCGTTGCCATCGCCTTTTTGAACAAAGAAGTCACCACCAATGAGCTGTTTTATTGGGGCGGCTGGGTATTCTGCTTAACATTAAGCTTATTGATAGTGATTACAAAACTGTTGCCCGGCCCCATGCACGTCCAAGCACTCAACAGAACAAACAACCAAACACTCACTGAACCGAAACGCACACCCGCATCCTCCGTAATCAAAGATTGCATCCCGTACCTATTAATAAGCGGGGGCATCATCCTTGTTTTACAGCTTGTGCTTGGACTCTCGTTTAATGAATTCACCGCCCCCTACTTCCTTTTGTTATTGATGCTGGGGGTTGTCTGTTTAGAAAGGCGTCAAGATAAAACACCGCACGTTTCAGCAGCAAAAGTGACCGAGCCCATCCCTCAAAACAAATTCAGGAACGCATTCTCTGAAAGTTTCGAGCACAGCGGCGCAATTCTGCTCGTAATGCTTTGCTCCTACTCGCTCGGTAATACCTCGTTCGACCCCGGCTGGCTCAACCACCTACCCATGAATGGATTATCTATGGTGAACACGCTGTGTGCGCTAGTGATCGTGCTCATTGTCATCGGCATGATTCTCGACCCCTTCGGCGCACTGATTTTGGTGAGCATGACTCTCGCCCCTTTCGCCTACGAACAAGGCATCAATCCCATCCACTTCTGGATGATCACACTCGTAGCGTTTGAGCTGGCGTATGTGACACCTCCGGTGGCGATGAATCACCTGCTGACGCGACAACAAGTGCCTGCGCGGGAATGGGCTCAGCTGGACTTCATTGATTCAGAAAAAACAGACTCGGGAATAAGACACCTCTACCTAAAACATGAACGAGTCATATTGCCGATACTGGTATTAGGAACATGCCTGCTGATAGTGACCTTCATGCCCCTGCTGTTTGTCAGTTAG
- a CDS encoding substrate-binding periplasmic protein: protein MKDNVYVSRVLCLLLGFALQSAPDTVFAQESVSISSDIWCPFICGDDQSITGGLLVDVADEVFKQANIALESPLMPLNRAMMLVAKGQVDGIYAPAITDQLIMSETIVASRACFYTHINDDWRFEGIESLPAVTVSIIDSYGYDDGEFDEYVAKNSSNQSKQLDVRVGETAGLTNVQMLLAERIDVLIEHESVMAHLMDEVGGNARNHIRNAGCLNTALPLNIGFGVTNPYSAKWVDIVNQGISQLKASGRLDEIKSRYGLGSASK, encoded by the coding sequence ATGAAGGATAACGTTTATGTTAGCCGGGTGTTATGTCTTTTACTTGGGTTTGCTCTCCAAAGCGCACCGGATACTGTGTTCGCTCAGGAGTCAGTTTCGATTTCCTCCGATATTTGGTGTCCGTTTATTTGTGGTGATGATCAAAGCATAACCGGCGGGCTTTTGGTCGATGTGGCGGATGAGGTTTTTAAGCAGGCGAATATAGCGTTAGAGTCTCCGCTAATGCCGTTGAACCGGGCCATGATGTTGGTGGCTAAGGGGCAAGTTGATGGTATTTACGCGCCGGCAATTACCGATCAGTTAATTATGAGTGAGACAATTGTTGCGTCTCGTGCCTGTTTTTATACTCATATCAATGACGACTGGCGGTTTGAAGGTATTGAATCGCTTCCGGCGGTAACTGTGTCGATTATTGATAGTTACGGGTATGACGATGGTGAGTTTGACGAATACGTTGCCAAGAATAGCTCTAATCAGTCAAAACAGCTGGATGTCAGGGTTGGTGAGACGGCTGGTTTAACGAATGTTCAGATGCTGCTTGCTGAAAGAATCGACGTTCTCATTGAGCATGAGTCGGTCATGGCGCATTTGATGGATGAGGTTGGTGGCAACGCCAGAAATCATATTCGGAATGCAGGTTGCTTAAACACGGCTCTGCCACTAAATATTGGATTTGGTGTTACGAATCCATACTCAGCTAAATGGGTTGATATTGTTAATCAGGGAATCAGTCAGCTCAAGGCGTCTGGTCGGCTCGATGAGATTAAGTCCCGCTATGGATTAGGCTCAGCATCTAAATAA
- a CDS encoding DUF4345 domain-containing protein has protein sequence MESTLKYLLYAISAVALITGLNVVIGGAAAVPGSLGSVEATVDNELRFFSIYWVAFGVFCFWVARNIDTQFFFIPFIALFFFLGGVGRLISTLTIGNPASILVPAMVLEFVLPVLIYWLYVKQ, from the coding sequence ATGGAATCAACATTGAAATATCTTCTCTATGCAATATCCGCAGTAGCTCTGATTACTGGGTTAAATGTTGTGATTGGTGGCGCTGCCGCAGTGCCTGGTTCTTTAGGTTCTGTCGAAGCAACCGTGGATAACGAATTGAGATTTTTCTCAATTTATTGGGTTGCTTTTGGCGTATTTTGTTTTTGGGTTGCCCGTAATATCGACACTCAGTTTTTCTTCATCCCGTTCATTGCATTATTTTTCTTTTTAGGCGGCGTTGGCCGATTGATATCGACGTTGACCATTGGTAATCCTGCCAGCATTTTGGTTCCTGCAATGGTCTTAGAGTTTGTATTACCTGTCCTTATTTATTGGCTCTACGTTAAGCAGTAG
- a CDS encoding quinone-dependent dihydroorotate dehydrogenase, giving the protein MIYPALRSLLFKLSPETAHELTLEGLQAMSRMGIAGLMNQNIPFNPVDAMGIEFPNPVGLAAGLDKNGDCIDGLAALGFGFIEIGTVTPRPQPGNPKPRMFRLPEAQGIINRMGFNNKGVDYLVDRVQKAKFEGVLGINIGKNFDTAVEDANSDYVKCLQKVYDHATYVTVNISSPNTPGLRDLQMGDSLESLIIAVKEEQTKLAGKTNRYVPIAVKIAPDMDDAGVEWVAETLVKHEIDGVIATNTTIARDKVEHLQYGNEQGGLSGAPVFESSTEVTEKLAKALNGKLPIIGVGGITNKETAAAKIEAGASLVQIYSGFIYEGPSLIKQAAEGVNEARRALIQAKG; this is encoded by the coding sequence ATGATATATCCCGCTTTGCGTTCACTGTTGTTTAAACTGTCCCCGGAAACTGCTCATGAATTGACGCTGGAAGGCTTACAAGCGATGAGTCGAATGGGGATTGCTGGCTTAATGAACCAGAACATTCCGTTCAACCCAGTGGATGCAATGGGCATTGAGTTTCCTAACCCGGTTGGCCTGGCGGCTGGCTTGGATAAGAACGGTGACTGCATTGATGGTTTGGCCGCGCTTGGTTTCGGTTTTATTGAAATTGGAACGGTGACACCAAGACCTCAGCCAGGTAACCCGAAGCCTCGTATGTTCCGTCTGCCTGAAGCACAAGGCATCATCAACCGCATGGGCTTCAACAACAAAGGCGTTGATTATCTGGTTGATCGTGTTCAAAAAGCCAAGTTTGAAGGTGTGTTAGGCATCAACATTGGTAAGAACTTCGATACAGCAGTCGAAGACGCCAACAGTGACTACGTGAAATGTCTGCAAAAAGTCTATGACCATGCGACCTACGTGACGGTGAATATTTCTTCTCCAAACACCCCTGGGTTACGTGACCTGCAAATGGGTGACTCGCTTGAATCACTGATCATTGCCGTTAAAGAAGAACAAACCAAACTGGCTGGCAAAACTAACCGTTATGTACCGATTGCGGTGAAAATTGCGCCAGACATGGACGATGCTGGTGTCGAATGGGTTGCTGAAACGCTTGTGAAACACGAAATTGATGGTGTAATCGCAACTAATACCACCATCGCTCGTGATAAAGTTGAGCACCTGCAATATGGCAACGAACAGGGTGGTTTGAGTGGTGCGCCTGTGTTTGAATCTTCGACCGAGGTTACAGAGAAATTGGCTAAAGCGTTGAATGGCAAACTACCAATCATCGGTGTGGGTGGCATTACCAACAAAGAAACCGCAGCAGCCAAAATCGAAGCCGGTGCAAGCTTGGTTCAAATCTACAGCGGCTTCATCTACGAAGGCCCAAGCTTAATCAAACAAGCGGCAGAAGGCGTTAACGAAGCAAGACGCGCGTTGATTCAAGCTAAAGGCTAA
- a CDS encoding DUF2835 domain-containing protein: protein MFRPMNGSKHIIVNLNISPEEYTYWYTGSARTVLATSIDGRSVRFPANILQPFVTRSGIQGTFCIFFKPDGKFDRIERLQSK, encoded by the coding sequence ATGTTTAGGCCCATGAACGGGTCTAAACACATCATAGTCAATTTAAATATTTCGCCGGAAGAGTATACCTATTGGTATACCGGATCTGCTCGTACAGTTTTAGCTACCAGCATTGACGGTCGATCGGTGCGCTTTCCGGCAAATATTCTTCAGCCTTTTGTAACACGTAGCGGCATACAAGGTACGTTTTGCATATTTTTCAAGCCAGACGGCAAGTTTGATCGCATTGAGCGTCTACAATCTAAATAG